DNA from Gammaproteobacteria bacterium:
TGCACCTGGCGCAGATCCACATTGCCATACAGTGTCAACTGAGCCCCGTTACCCTCACGGTGGTGACCAACCCACCAGGCCGCCGTTCCACCCGAAACCAGTACCAACACAACCGCCACGATCAACACCCGTTTCATCTTCGACATGTCGTGCTCCTCAATCCGTTCTTTTTTCCGGCGTCCCGGCTTCGCCATAGAGCAGGTCAACCGTCTGGTCAACGAGACGATCCACAAACTTCCGATCCACCTTCAGTTGAAAAACATGCTCCGCCGCACCACGTGCAACAAAGGGAAACAGCGCCAGACTCATCACACCCAATGCGGCCAGGTTCGGGTCGAGCCTGGCCGACAACTCACCACGGGCCTGATCCCGCTCCAACTGCGCGCGCAAATCGCCGCCCACCCGGGATGCAAATTCTTCAATAAAAGGCTCCCGCAACTTTCCTTCATCCTCGAATACTTCCTGCATTACCAGTTGGGGCAACCACGGCGCCTCCAATATCGCATGCGTGTATTGCTGCAGAAACTGATGCAGCGTGGCCCGGCCCGATAACTCCGGGTTCTGCGCCACATGCTGAAACTGCTGCATCACCGGTCCGATCACTTTCCTCACCAGTTCCAGAACCAGTCCCTGCTTGCTGCCGAAGTAATAGTTGATCAGGGCCGGGTTGACACCCGCCCGCTCGGCAATCAAACGCACCGAACTGCGCCGGTAGCCCTGTTCGGTGAGGATTTGCGCTGTGGCGTCCAGCAGTTGACGGCGTATGCGCTCAGGCTCCGCCGCACCGCGCGGCCTGCCGACCCCGCGCACTTCCGTCTTTGGCTGCCGTTTCCGCGCCATGTTCATCGCAATAAAATTAAACGTTCGTTTAATATAAATATGCACCAAAACATCGTCAAGCGGTGCATCGATTTTTTTATTCCTTCAGGAGCCGGAAGGCGGCGGCGGGAGGGAAACAGGTTTAGAGGGCCTGCTCGTTTTCGGAAGGCATCTGCAGGTGAAAACCCTGATTTTTCAGGTTGTTATAGACCTGTTGCGGATCTTCCTGGGCCAACCTGCGGTCAGGGGTCAATTCAAATTCGAGTGCAAATTCAGGCTCGCCAAACACTTTGCGCAAGCCGTCGGGCACCTGGTCGAAATCATCTTTGGCCGCCAAGTAAATGTAGGTATCGGCCCGCCGCGTACTCCGATAAACGTAGCACTGCATGGCGATCACTGCTGCTGGGCTGCCGTTTGCGCCGGTGCTGCGTTCTGGCTGGCCACCGACTGGTTTGCAGCGGGCTGCGCAGGCGTGGTGCTCTGGCTCGTCGTGTCCGGTTCGTCCGTCGCAGGCTGCGTGGGGGCTGGTTCGTCCGTCGCAGGCTGTGCCGGCGCCGTGATCGGAGCCGGCTGGGTGGCTGCAGGTTGTGCCGGCGCCGCGGGGGCAGCCTGGTCCGTCGCAGGCTGTGTCGGTGCGGTGGCGGGAGCCGGTTGGCTGGTCGCAGGCTGTGCCGGCGCCGCAGGGGCCGCCTGATCCGTCGCGGGCTGAGCAGCTGGTGCAGTGGCGGGAGCCGGCTGACTGGCTGCAGGTTGCGTCGGTGCCGCGGACTGCGCGGGGGCTGTAGTCGCCGCAGGTTGTGCCGGAGCCGGTTGCGCGGCGGTGGGCTGTACCGGCACGGTAGCCGGACTCGGTACAGGCTGATTGGCGTTCTGCAGGCTTTGCTGTTGCGCCTGCAGCACACTCAGTGCCTGCGCCACACTGCCTTGCGGAGCATATACCAGGATCTGGTGCAGGTCGGAATATGAATACTGCAGGTCGGCAGTCCCGCCGCCCAGGTTCTGCTGAATATAGAGCGAGTCGTCGTCGGCCTTGGTCATGACCCCTTCCTTGGTCTCTCCGGTGTCCATGCTGATGCGGATCACCCGCCCCACAAAGCTCGGGGCAAGCTTGGGACTGAGCACCTGCCAGGCCATCTTGACGTTGGAATCGGGCAACTTCTTGATGCTGCCTTTCGGCGGCAGGGGAACGATCTTGGGCTGCATGTACTCGCTATAGTCGTTCTCGGGTTCTTTTTTGTCGGCCAGGCCCTTGGCCTCCACCTCGGCCTGATTCGGGACGGCAACGTCGCCGGGGCGCTGCAGGTCGATACTGCAGATCGCGGTGTTGCGCCAACCGAACTCAGCCAGCTGCTCGCAAACTCCCTTGTCACCGCCGCCATAGAATCCGCCGGCGGCCACCAGCACACCGACGATGGACATCAGAAAGCCCCGATGCGCCTGATTCCAGTGACTGAAGACAAACAGCAGGTTCAGGCCGGGAACGATGCTCACCAGGGTCCACACGACGCCCTGCTGGGCAGCCTTGCGGATAATCAATACCGCCCCGGCCACGAACAAGACGAAGCCCAGCGCGAATACATAGAACATGGTGCCCTGCATCTCTCTCCCCAACTCCTTGCCGCGTCAGCCGGGCCAGTGTATCCCAATCGACGCGCCTTGACCCAAGGTGGTGCAACTTTGACCAGCGCGCACCTGTAAGTGTCCTGCCAAGCCGCCCCGTTCGGCAAGCGCCTGACGGGACCGAATGCTAGTCCTCCAGATAGGTATAGCCCGCCAATCCTTCGGACAGCTCGGAGATGATCTTGTCATGCAGCCGCTGGTCGAGGTCGGCGGCTGCCACCTTGTCCTCGCAAGCCCGTAGCAAACCCACCGTATCATAGTGCACCAGGCTCAACAGTTCCTCGACCGCGTCACCCGATTCCGATTCGCGAAGCGTATACCCCTTTCCGTCCGAGTCCAATGCCACGTTGATGGAATCCGTGTCCCCGAACAGGTTGTGCAGATCCCCCAGGATTTCCTGGTACGCACCAACCATGAAGATGCCGAGCAGGTAGGGCTCGTTCTCCTCGATGGCATGCAACGGCAACGAAGCGCTCAGCCCTGCGCCGCTGACATATCGATCCACGCGCCCATCCGAATCGCAGGTCAGGTCCTGCAGTACGGCGCGGCACTGTGGCGCTTCGTTCAGGCGGGCAAGCGGCATGATCGGGAAGATCTGATGGATGGCCCAGACGTCGGGTATGGACTGGAATACCGAAAAGTTGCAAAAGTATTTTTCCGCCAGCTTGTCCTCGATGTCCCGGCGGATCTCCGCCGGGAGCGGCACCGCCTCGTCCATCAGACGGCGGCATACGGCAAAATACAGCTGTTCCGCCTGCGCACGCTCCGCCAGCCCCAGCTGCTCATGCGTGAACAGCAACTGCGCCTCGTTAAGCCAGTACACCGCGTCGTGGTACAGCTCGCTGCCGGTCCGCTCCCCTACGGCGCGGTAGAGTTCCCACAAGGCGTGCAATACCCGATCGTCCGACTCGGTGGGCGGCTGTAATTCGTTTTGCCCGGGCGCCGCTTCGGTGTCGATCACGTTGGTGAGCAGCACGGCATGATGGGCGGTCATCGCCCTGCCCGACTCGGTGTAGATGTCGGGATGCGGCAGGCCGTGCGCCTCGCAGCTGTCGTGAATGCTGCGCACGATGCTGTTGGCGTATTCCTGGATGCTGTAGTTGATGGAGCAATCGCTGCGCGAGCGGGTGCCTTCGTAGTCCACGCCGAGTCCCCCGCCCACGTCGACGACCCGGACCTGCGCGCCCAGCCGGTGCAGTTCGGCGAAGTAATGCGCGGCCTCCCGCAGACCGTTCTGGACGTCGCGGATATTGGCGATCTGGGATCCCATGTGAAAATGCAGCAGCTTGAGCGCGGGCAGGGCATCGGCCTCGCGCAGCGTCTCGACAAGTTCCAGGGCCTGACCGGCCGACAGGCCGAACTTGGCCTTTTCGCCGCCGGTATTCTGCCACTTACCCTTGCCGATCGAGGCCAGCCGTATCCGCATTCCCAACCAGGGCTCCACACCCAGATCCTGCGCCTCGCGCAGGACCAGATGCAGCTCGGAGGGCTTTTCGATCACGATATAGGCGCGATGCCCGAGCAGGCGGGCGATCAGCGCCAAACGAATGTATTCGCGATCCTTGTAGCCGTTGCACACGATGACGCCGCCCGGCCGGGAGAGCGCCAGCACCGCCATCAGTTCGGGCTTGCTGCCCGCCTCCAGCCCCACATGCCCGCTGGCCAGGATCTGTTCCACCACGCTGCGCTGCTGATTCACCTTGATGGGGTAAACCGGCGTGTAGTCGCCGCGATAGGCCACATCCTGCATGGCACCGGCGAAGGCGTCGCGCAGCTGCCCCACCCGGTCATGCAGGACGTCCTCAAAGCGCACCAGCACCGGCCAGCGCAGCCCCGCATCCCGCAATTCGTGCGCCAGCGCATGCAAATCGACCTCGCCGCCCGCACGGCTGCGCATGACGGCCCGCCCGGCCTCGCTGATATCGAAATAACCGTTACCCCAACCCGCGCAGTTGTACAGCTTGCGGGCCGCCTCAAGGCTCCAGTTCGTGTCATTCATACCGTTCCAGCCTGTCCGATACCTGCATGGGGGCGGTATGATAAGCGTTTTTTAGACCCTGCAAACGGGAGCATTGCGATGACCCTGGACGAAAACTGGTTTAGCGAAACCTGCGCCGAGGCCGGCAGCGCCTTCTCTCTCAAGATCAAGCACAAGCTGCACGAGGAGCAGACGCCTTACCAGAAGATAGAAATCTATGAAACCGAACAGTTCGGCAACCTGATGGTGATCGACGGTTTCGTGATGCTCAGCGACAGGGACAACTTCCTCTATCACGAAATGATGTCCCATCCGGCGCTGTTCAGCCATCCCGCCCCCAAGCGGGTGGTGATCATCGGCGGCGGCGACTGCGGCACGATGAAGGAGGTTTTGAAGCACCCCGAAGTGGAATCCGTCCTGCAGGTCGAGATCGACGAACGCGTCACCCGGCTCTCCGAACAGTTCTTCCCCGCCCTGTGCGAATCGAATGGCGACCCCCGCGCCGGATTCTTTTTCGGGGACGGCATACAGTGGATGAAGGATGCCGAGCCGGGCTCGGTGGATATCATTATCGTCGACAGCACCGATCCGATCGGTCCCGCCAAGGGCTTGTTCTCGGAACCGTTCTACCGCGACTGTCTGCGCGCCCTCGGAACCGACGGCCTGATCGCCCAGCAAAGCGAATCGCCGCTTTACCATCTGGACTCTATTCTCAAACCCATGCACGACGAGATGCGCAAGGCCGGCGCCCTGGATACGCTGACCCTGTTTTATCCGCAGCCCGTGTATCCCTCGGGCTGGTGGACCACCACCCTGGCCGGCAAGTCAGCCCCCATTACCTTCTTGCGCGAAGAACAGTGCGAAGAAAAGACCTTCGCCACGACGTATTACAACGACGCGATTCACCGGGCCTGCATGGCCGTGCCGGAATTCGTCCGCAAGTCGCTGATGAGCTGACGAGGCTCAGTTACACCACTTGTCGACCTGCTGCTGCGCCGCTTCCAGCGCATCGGCGCGCTGCGCATCCGTGTAGTAGTGGCGCTGGCCGTTTGCGTCGGTTCTGAAAATACGCCCCGCATTCTGATACATCCGCAGCCGCTGCCTGGCATTGCCGCAGTTACGTTCACGCTGCGCCTCGCGCTTGGCCTTTGCGGCCCGCTGCTTGTCGCGCTGGCGGTTCTCCTTCTCCAGCGCCCGGGTCAACCGCCTGCGGTCCACTTTCCCCGTCGGGCCGTTATCGCCTTCCATGACCTGGATCGGATTGTCGGATTTTTGCGGGTCTTCCTTTTGCGCACCCTGTGGAGGCGCCTGATCTCCGTAATGGACGCGGCCATACTGGTCGGTCCATTTATAGATCTCGGCATGTGCCCACAACGGCATGCCTACGAGCAGCAACCATGCGAATCGCTTCACCTCAGACTCCTTTGCTTTCCAGGCGGTCCAATCGTAGCCGCATTCGCTCGTCGAACAAATGCCGCGAGCCGGCCCACACGGCAATGACCGTGCCGAGGCCGGTGGCCACGACGATCAGCAAAAAAATCATGATCTGGTATTTGACCGCCTCGATGGGCGGGCTGCCCGCCAGGATCTGGCCGGTCATCATGCCCGGCAGGCTGATAATGCCGGCCGCAGCCATGGAGTTCACGATCGGCATCAAACCACTGCGCAGACTCTCACGCCGCGCCTCGACGACAGCCTCGTGCCAGACATGCCCCAGCATCAGACGCGCCTCGATCAGATGCCGTTCACGCCACGCGGTTTCCGTGAGTCGGTCCAGCGAGAGGGAAATGCCCGACATGCAGTTGCCAAGCAGCATGCCCAGCAGGGGAATCGCGTACTGAGGCTCGTACCACGGCTCCGGCCCGATGATCGTCAACAGCGCCAATATCGCCACCAGAAATGCCGACGCCGACAGGGACGCCGTACCCAGGCCGATCCCCCACCAGCCGGTGAAGCGGCGTTTCTGACGCTGCATCACCTCGCGGCCGGCCAGCCCGGCCATCACCAGACCCAGCAGCATCACCCAGTACCAGTCGCTGATCGCGAACAGCAGCTTGAGCACATAGCCGATGAACAGCAACTGCAGGGTCATGCGCAGGGCGTTGATCAGTAAGGGGCGGGAATCGAATCCCAGCCGCGAAACGGCCGCCGCCAGCAGCAACACCAATACGCCGGCAATGCCCAGATCGAGCGGCGTCAGAGAAATCAACGGGTCGCTCATGCGGCCACCTGCTTGTCATCGATCAGCAATTCACGTCCTCCCACCCGTGCACGCTGCATCGGGTCATGACTGACCCACACGGCCGCGGCGCGCATTTCGCCCAGATACTCCCGCACCAGGC
Protein-coding regions in this window:
- a CDS encoding TetR/AcrR family transcriptional regulator; translation: MHIYIKRTFNFIAMNMARKRQPKTEVRGVGRPRGAAEPERIRRQLLDATAQILTEQGYRRSSVRLIAERAGVNPALINYYFGSKQGLVLELVRKVIGPVMQQFQHVAQNPELSGRATLHQFLQQYTHAILEAPWLPQLVMQEVFEDEGKLREPFIEEFASRVGGDLRAQLERDQARGELSARLDPNLAALGVMSLALFPFVARGAAEHVFQLKVDRKFVDRLVDQTVDLLYGEAGTPEKRTD
- a CDS encoding YcgL domain-containing protein: MQCYVYRSTRRADTYIYLAAKDDFDQVPDGLRKVFGEPEFALEFELTPDRRLAQEDPQQVYNNLKNQGFHLQMPSENEQAL
- the speA gene encoding biosynthetic arginine decarboxylase — encoded protein: MNDTNWSLEAARKLYNCAGWGNGYFDISEAGRAVMRSRAGGEVDLHALAHELRDAGLRWPVLVRFEDVLHDRVGQLRDAFAGAMQDVAYRGDYTPVYPIKVNQQRSVVEQILASGHVGLEAGSKPELMAVLALSRPGGVIVCNGYKDREYIRLALIARLLGHRAYIVIEKPSELHLVLREAQDLGVEPWLGMRIRLASIGKGKWQNTGGEKAKFGLSAGQALELVETLREADALPALKLLHFHMGSQIANIRDVQNGLREAAHYFAELHRLGAQVRVVDVGGGLGVDYEGTRSRSDCSINYSIQEYANSIVRSIHDSCEAHGLPHPDIYTESGRAMTAHHAVLLTNVIDTEAAPGQNELQPPTESDDRVLHALWELYRAVGERTGSELYHDAVYWLNEAQLLFTHEQLGLAERAQAEQLYFAVCRRLMDEAVPLPAEIRRDIEDKLAEKYFCNFSVFQSIPDVWAIHQIFPIMPLARLNEAPQCRAVLQDLTCDSDGRVDRYVSGAGLSASLPLHAIEENEPYLLGIFMVGAYQEILGDLHNLFGDTDSINVALDSDGKGYTLRESESGDAVEELLSLVHYDTVGLLRACEDKVAAADLDQRLHDKIISELSEGLAGYTYLED
- the speE gene encoding polyamine aminopropyltransferase — translated: MTLDENWFSETCAEAGSAFSLKIKHKLHEEQTPYQKIEIYETEQFGNLMVIDGFVMLSDRDNFLYHEMMSHPALFSHPAPKRVVIIGGGDCGTMKEVLKHPEVESVLQVEIDERVTRLSEQFFPALCESNGDPRAGFFFGDGIQWMKDAEPGSVDIIIVDSTDPIGPAKGLFSEPFYRDCLRALGTDGLIAQQSESPLYHLDSILKPMHDEMRKAGALDTLTLFYPQPVYPSGWWTTTLAGKSAPITFLREEQCEEKTFATTYYNDAIHRACMAVPEFVRKSLMS
- a CDS encoding DUF4124 domain-containing protein encodes the protein MKRFAWLLLVGMPLWAHAEIYKWTDQYGRVHYGDQAPPQGAQKEDPQKSDNPIQVMEGDNGPTGKVDRRRLTRALEKENRQRDKQRAAKAKREAQRERNCGNARQRLRMYQNAGRIFRTDANGQRHYYTDAQRADALEAAQQQVDKWCN
- the fetB gene encoding iron export ABC transporter permease subunit FetB is translated as MSDPLISLTPLDLGIAGVLVLLLAAAVSRLGFDSRPLLINALRMTLQLLFIGYVLKLLFAISDWYWVMLLGLVMAGLAGREVMQRQKRRFTGWWGIGLGTASLSASAFLVAILALLTIIGPEPWYEPQYAIPLLGMLLGNCMSGISLSLDRLTETAWRERHLIEARLMLGHVWHEAVVEARRESLRSGLMPIVNSMAAAGIISLPGMMTGQILAGSPPIEAVKYQIMIFLLIVVATGLGTVIAVWAGSRHLFDERMRLRLDRLESKGV